From Pseudomonas sp. G.S.17, the proteins below share one genomic window:
- a CDS encoding alpha-1,4-glucan--maltose-1-phosphate maltosyltransferase, which produces MNVTADQPFGPDSLATDTQHPARPITLTQALQLPRIVIESTTPVIDGGLFAAKAIVGQPVPVTSKVFADGHDKLAVKIRWRAADEEHWHTAPMRELVNDSWVGEFTPTSVNRYVFRLEAWIDQFASYRYELEKKFSAGVSIELELIEGKIQLEHAAERSKGELQQQLHAALGELEKAEAEEKVALLLHSETAALMNQADNQTFLSRSVEFPLDVERELAQFASWYELFPRSITDNPERHGTFDDVHSRLPTIRDMGFDVLYFPPIHPIGRAHRKGPNNSLTAGPDDPGSPYAIGSEEGGHDAIHPQLGTREDFRNLVAAAAEHGLEIALDFAIQCSQDHPWLKQHPGWFTWRPDGTIRYAENPPKKYQDIVNVDFYAPDAIPGLWLELRDVVLGWVKEGVKIFRVDNPHTKPLPFWQWMIADIRSQYPEVMFVAEAFTKPGMMARLGKVGYSQSYTYFTWRNTKAELTEYLTELNESPWRECYRPNFFVNTPDINPPFLQQSGRAGFLIRAALATMGSGLWGMYSGFELCEAAPVPGKEEYLDSEKYQLRPRDFTAAGNIIPEIAQLNRIRRQNSALQTHLGLKIYNVWNDNILYFGKRSADGSNFILVAINLDPFNVQEGQFELPLWEMGLPDDAATSGEDLMTGHRWTWYGKTQFTRLDPAYQPFGIWRIQSTN; this is translated from the coding sequence ATGAATGTGACTGCCGATCAGCCATTTGGCCCCGATTCCCTGGCCACCGATACCCAACACCCGGCTCGACCGATTACCTTGACCCAAGCCTTGCAATTGCCGCGCATCGTGATCGAAAGCACGACGCCGGTGATCGACGGCGGGCTGTTTGCCGCCAAGGCAATCGTTGGTCAGCCAGTCCCGGTCACCAGCAAGGTATTCGCTGACGGGCACGATAAACTGGCGGTCAAGATTCGTTGGCGCGCCGCCGACGAAGAGCATTGGCACACCGCGCCGATGCGCGAGCTGGTCAATGACAGCTGGGTCGGTGAGTTCACCCCGACCTCCGTCAACCGCTACGTGTTTCGCCTGGAAGCGTGGATCGACCAGTTCGCCAGCTATCGCTATGAGCTGGAGAAGAAATTCAGCGCAGGCGTTTCCATCGAACTTGAGTTGATTGAAGGCAAAATTCAGTTGGAACACGCTGCTGAACGCTCCAAGGGCGAGCTGCAACAGCAGCTTCATGCTGCACTGGGCGAGCTGGAAAAGGCCGAAGCCGAGGAAAAGGTCGCGTTGCTGCTGCACAGTGAAACCGCAGCGCTGATGAACCAGGCGGATAACCAGACATTCCTGAGTCGCAGCGTCGAGTTTCCGCTGGATGTGGAGCGTGAGCTGGCACAGTTCGCCAGTTGGTACGAACTGTTTCCGCGCTCGATCACCGACAATCCCGAGCGTCATGGCACGTTCGACGATGTTCACTCGCGGTTGCCGACCATCCGCGACATGGGCTTTGACGTGCTGTACTTCCCGCCAATCCACCCGATTGGTCGCGCGCACCGTAAAGGTCCGAACAACTCGTTGACCGCAGGTCCGGATGATCCGGGCAGCCCGTACGCAATTGGTAGCGAGGAGGGTGGTCACGACGCCATTCACCCACAGCTGGGTACTCGTGAAGATTTCCGCAATCTGGTTGCCGCTGCTGCCGAACATGGCCTGGAAATCGCGCTGGATTTCGCGATCCAGTGTTCCCAGGATCACCCATGGCTCAAGCAACATCCGGGCTGGTTCACCTGGCGTCCGGACGGCACGATCCGTTATGCGGAAAATCCGCCGAAAAAATATCAGGACATCGTCAACGTCGATTTCTATGCGCCTGACGCGATTCCCGGCCTGTGGCTGGAGCTGCGCGACGTGGTTCTGGGCTGGGTCAAGGAAGGGGTGAAGATCTTCCGTGTGGACAATCCGCACACCAAGCCGCTGCCTTTCTGGCAATGGATGATTGCCGATATTCGCAGTCAGTATCCGGAAGTCATGTTCGTCGCCGAAGCGTTCACCAAGCCGGGCATGATGGCCCGTCTGGGCAAAGTTGGTTATTCCCAGAGCTACACCTATTTCACCTGGCGAAACACCAAGGCTGAATTGACCGAGTACCTGACCGAGCTCAACGAGTCGCCGTGGCGCGAATGCTATCGTCCAAACTTCTTCGTCAATACGCCGGACATCAACCCGCCGTTCCTGCAGCAATCGGGACGTGCCGGCTTTCTGATCAGGGCGGCGCTGGCGACCATGGGCTCCGGCTTGTGGGGCATGTATTCCGGTTTCGAGCTGTGCGAAGCCGCGCCGGTTCCGGGCAAGGAAGAGTATCTGGATTCGGAGAAATACCAGCTGCGTCCGCGAGACTTCACGGCTGCGGGCAATATCATTCCTGAAATCGCTCAATTGAATCGTATCCGGCGCCAGAATTCGGCGTTGCAGACCCATTTGGGCCTGAAGATTTATAACGTCTGGAACGACAATATTTTGTACTTCGGCAAGCGCAGCGCCGATGGCAGCAATTTCATTCTGGTTGCCATCAACCTGGATCCGTTCAATGTTCAAGAAGGGCAATTTGAGCTGCCGCTGTGGGAAATGGGCCTGCCCGACGATGCCGCGACCTCCGGCGAAGATTTGATGACCGGGCATCGCTGGACCTGGTACGGCAAAACCCAGTTCACGCGTCTTGACCCGGCCTACCAGCCTTTCGGCATCTGGCGTATCCAGTCCACGAATTAA
- the ccoG gene encoding cytochrome c oxidase accessory protein CcoG — MSERIPVQIIEPGQPVRTGPRPTSGSLIHTRSFTGLFRSLRLSGTGLLFLLFFGTVWLQWGNRQAVLWDLAESKFHIFGATFWPQDFILLSALLIICAFGLFAITVFAGRVWCGYTCPQSSWTWIFMWCEKLTEGERHQRIKLEAAPWSIDKLLRRSAKHTLWLLISVLTGLTFVGYFTPIRPLAEELLTLEMGGVSLFWVVFFAAATYINAGWLREAVCLHMCPYARFQSVMFDQDTLTVAYDATRGEQRGPRKREADPATLGLGDCIDCQVCVQVCPTGIDIRDGLQMECIGCAACIDACDSIMDKMGYERGLVRYASERVLQGGTTRLLRPRLLGYCAVLLLMIGALVLALVERPMVSLDVSKDRGLFRENSQGQIENIYSLKIINKTQQTQQYRLTLADSPGFELHGRTDLSLAAGEIIDLPVSVAMLAERPSSSSQTIAFEVIDQDQPEIRSRAASRFVAPLNR; from the coding sequence ATGAGCGAGAGAATCCCCGTACAGATCATTGAGCCCGGCCAACCGGTTCGTACCGGGCCCCGGCCAACATCCGGCAGCCTGATCCACACCCGCAGCTTTACCGGCCTGTTCCGCTCCCTGCGCCTGAGTGGCACGGGGCTGCTTTTCCTGCTGTTCTTCGGCACGGTCTGGCTGCAATGGGGTAATCGCCAGGCGGTCTTGTGGGATCTGGCCGAGAGCAAGTTTCATATCTTCGGCGCCACCTTCTGGCCGCAGGATTTCATCCTGCTGTCGGCGTTGCTGATCATTTGTGCATTCGGCCTGTTTGCGATCACGGTGTTTGCCGGGCGGGTCTGGTGTGGTTACACCTGTCCACAGAGTTCCTGGACGTGGATCTTCATGTGGTGCGAAAAACTGACCGAGGGCGAACGTCACCAGCGGATCAAGCTTGAGGCCGCACCCTGGAGTATCGACAAGCTGCTGCGCCGCTCGGCCAAACACACGTTATGGCTGCTGATCAGCGTGCTGACCGGTCTGACCTTCGTCGGCTATTTCACGCCGATCCGCCCGCTGGCCGAAGAGTTGCTGACCCTGGAGATGGGCGGCGTCAGCCTGTTCTGGGTGGTGTTTTTTGCGGCGGCCACCTATATCAATGCCGGCTGGCTGCGTGAAGCGGTGTGTCTGCATATGTGTCCGTACGCACGCTTCCAGAGCGTGATGTTCGACCAGGACACCTTGACCGTTGCCTATGACGCGACGCGCGGCGAACAGCGTGGACCGCGCAAGCGCGAAGCCGATCCGGCGACATTGGGGCTGGGCGACTGCATCGACTGTCAGGTCTGCGTTCAGGTCTGTCCTACTGGCATCGATATCCGCGACGGCCTGCAAATGGAGTGCATCGGCTGCGCCGCGTGCATCGACGCCTGCGATTCGATCATGGACAAAATGGGCTACGAACGCGGCCTGGTGCGTTACGCCTCCGAACGAGTGCTGCAAGGCGGCACCACTCGACTGTTGCGCCCGCGTCTGCTGGGTTACTGCGCGGTGCTGCTGCTGATGATCGGCGCCCTGGTGCTGGCGTTGGTTGAACGGCCCATGGTGTCCCTGGACGTCAGCAAGGATCGCGGCCTGTTTCGGGAAAACAGCCAAGGCCAGATCGAGAATATCTACAGCCTGAAAATCATCAACAAGACCCAGCAAACCCAGCAATACCGGCTGACCCTCGCTGACAGTCCGGGCTTCGAACTGCATGGCAGGACCGACCTGAGCCTGGCCGCCGGGGAAATCATCGACTTGCCGGTGTCGGTGGCCATGCTGGCTGAACGACCCAGCAGCAGCTCCCAGACCATTGCCTTCGAGGTGATCGATCAGGATCAGCCTGAAATCCGCAGCCGGGCGGCCAGTCGCTTCGTTGCACCTCTGAACCGTTGA
- a CDS encoding EAL domain-containing protein → MLIGQYTPSLVLVSIFVAILASYTALDLAGRIATSKGPALLAWIGGGAFSMGVGIWAMHFIGMLAFDLPIDLAFDLPITLLSLLIAIVSSGFALWLVSQPALPRLLLGLGALFMGAGISAMHYTGMAALRMQPGISYDVETVLMSLLVAVAASAVALWMALRLRQQVTYVRCVRFGAAVVMGGAIVGMHYIAMAAAGFVDASVCGALATGIRADGLDSLVLVTVLAVLTITLVVLVLDAHLEARTAALSQSLTEANRELTHLALHDTLTGLPNRVLLADKIELAMRKVDANGGHFALMFMDLDGFKPVNDAFGHHVGDQLLREVGLRLRSNLHRHDTLARIGGDEFVLLVELNDVEDAPRIAARQVNVIAQPFRVAEQALQISVSIGIALYPGSGNTQQELLMNADAAMYHAKATGKNGYTFFDATMNSNARIQLDLLQDLRSGLKQNDFCLYYQPKFDAISGLPIGAEALLRWVHPQKGILLPDKFISLAEKTGLIIPIGEWVLNEACRQMRVWFEMGYSHWRVAVNLSALQFCHANLVDIVAQALHRHQLPANSLTLEITETTAMNDADVSMTVLQQLSDMGVDLSIDDFGTGYSSLMYLKRLPANELKIDRGFVRDLEHDSDDAAIVSAIVALGQALNLRIVAEGVETDQQQNFLTRLGCDSLQGFLLGHPLPAAQFIADIHAAEARKFQTVQTEK, encoded by the coding sequence ATGTTGATTGGTCAATACACGCCTTCGTTAGTTCTGGTTTCAATCTTTGTTGCCATCCTGGCGTCCTACACGGCGCTGGATCTTGCCGGGCGCATCGCGACGTCCAAAGGTCCTGCGTTGTTGGCGTGGATCGGCGGTGGCGCGTTTTCCATGGGTGTCGGCATCTGGGCCATGCATTTCATCGGCATGCTGGCCTTCGATCTGCCCATTGATCTGGCGTTCGACTTGCCGATCACCCTGCTGTCGCTGCTAATCGCGATTGTCTCTTCCGGTTTCGCCCTCTGGCTGGTGAGTCAGCCTGCTTTGCCTCGGCTGTTGTTGGGGCTCGGGGCGTTGTTCATGGGCGCCGGAATCAGTGCAATGCATTACACCGGCATGGCGGCGCTACGCATGCAACCGGGCATCAGTTATGACGTGGAAACGGTGCTGATGTCGCTGCTGGTCGCCGTAGCGGCATCCGCCGTAGCGCTCTGGATGGCATTGCGTTTGCGTCAACAGGTGACTTATGTGCGCTGCGTGCGCTTTGGCGCGGCAGTGGTGATGGGCGGGGCTATCGTCGGTATGCATTACATCGCCATGGCGGCGGCAGGCTTTGTCGACGCCAGTGTCTGCGGCGCACTGGCCACGGGAATCCGCGCGGATGGCCTGGACTCGTTGGTGCTGGTCACAGTCCTGGCGGTGCTTACCATCACGCTGGTGGTGCTGGTTCTGGATGCGCATCTGGAAGCGCGCACGGCGGCGTTGTCCCAGTCGCTAACCGAAGCCAATCGCGAACTGACGCACCTGGCGCTGCACGATACCCTGACCGGATTGCCCAATCGCGTATTGTTGGCCGACAAAATTGAATTGGCGATGCGCAAGGTGGACGCCAACGGCGGGCATTTTGCGCTGATGTTCATGGATCTAGACGGCTTCAAGCCGGTCAACGATGCATTCGGCCATCATGTGGGCGACCAGTTGTTGCGTGAAGTGGGTTTGCGTCTGCGGTCCAATCTGCATCGCCACGACACGCTGGCGCGAATTGGTGGCGATGAGTTTGTGCTGCTGGTCGAACTGAATGACGTTGAAGACGCGCCCAGGATCGCGGCGCGCCAAGTGAATGTCATTGCTCAGCCGTTTCGAGTCGCGGAGCAAGCCTTGCAGATTTCGGTCAGCATCGGGATCGCCCTCTATCCGGGAAGTGGCAACACGCAGCAGGAATTGCTGATGAACGCCGATGCGGCGATGTACCACGCCAAGGCTACGGGCAAGAACGGCTATACATTCTTCGATGCCACCATGAACTCCAATGCGCGCATTCAGCTTGATTTGTTGCAGGATTTACGCTCTGGCCTCAAACAGAATGATTTTTGCCTGTATTACCAGCCGAAATTCGACGCCATCAGTGGCCTGCCAATTGGTGCCGAAGCGTTGTTGCGCTGGGTGCATCCGCAAAAGGGCATTCTGTTGCCGGACAAATTCATCAGTCTCGCGGAAAAGACCGGCTTGATCATTCCCATTGGCGAATGGGTGCTGAATGAAGCCTGTCGGCAGATGCGCGTGTGGTTTGAGATGGGCTACAGCCATTGGCGCGTGGCGGTCAACCTGTCTGCGCTGCAGTTCTGCCATGCCAATCTGGTGGATATCGTTGCTCAGGCCTTGCACCGTCATCAACTACCCGCTAACAGCCTGACCCTGGAAATCACTGAAACTACCGCCATGAACGACGCCGACGTCAGTATGACGGTGTTGCAGCAGCTGTCGGACATGGGCGTCGACTTGTCCATCGACGATTTTGGTACCGGCTACTCAAGCCTGATGTACCTCAAGCGGCTGCCTGCCAACGAGCTTAAAATCGACCGTGGTTTTGTCCGCGACCTGGAGCATGACAGCGATGACGCGGCCATCGTCTCGGCCATTGTCGCCCTTGGTCAGGCGCTGAACCTGCGTATCGTGGCGGAAGGCGTCGAGACCGATCAGCAGCAGAACTTCCTGACCCGGCTGGGCTGCGATTCCTTGCAAGGCTTTTTGCTGGGACATCCGCTGCCCGCTGCGCAATTCATCGCTGATATCCACGCCGCCGAGGCGCGCAAGTTTCAGACGGTCCAAACTGAGAAGTAA
- the mapR gene encoding GntR family transcriptional regulator MpaR (MapR regulates genes involved in Pseudomonas quinolone signal (PQS) production and anthranilate metabolism), whose product MKRYEKYADDIAELIRSGVLGPGARVPSVRYASQAHGISPSTVFQAYYLLERRGLIRARPRSGYFVNPSVLVQPAQTPREPQVSESTEVDVSELVFSVLDSIKDPNTVPFGSAFPSPLLFPLQRLSRSLASASRDMDPRMVVTDMSPGHPQLRRQIALRYMTSGLMLPMEELLITNGALEALNLCLQAVTEPGDLVAIEAPAFYACLQVLERLKLKAVEIPVHTHDGIDLGILAQTLERYPVKAVWCMTSFQNPSGALMPEARKRELVELLREHQVPLIEDDVYAELYYGPHAPKPAKAFDTDGLVMHCGSFAKSLAPGYRIGWVAAGRYAQKIERLKLMTSLCASMPAQAAIADYLEHGGYDRHLRKLRYALEDQQRAMLAAIGRYFPAQTRVSQPVGGYFLWLELPDSVDSLQVFKVALAQGISIAPGPIFSPTQRFANCIRLNYGSPWNDAAEKAMETLGRIVRSMLGN is encoded by the coding sequence ATGAAGCGTTACGAGAAGTACGCCGACGATATTGCCGAGTTGATTCGCAGCGGCGTCCTCGGGCCCGGTGCGCGGGTGCCGTCAGTGCGTTATGCCAGCCAAGCCCATGGCATCAGCCCCTCGACGGTGTTCCAGGCCTATTACCTGCTGGAGCGCCGTGGCCTGATTCGCGCCCGGCCGCGCTCGGGTTATTTCGTCAACCCCAGCGTTCTCGTGCAGCCGGCGCAGACGCCCAGGGAGCCGCAGGTCAGTGAGTCCACGGAGGTGGATGTCAGCGAACTGGTGTTCTCGGTACTGGATTCCATCAAGGACCCGAACACCGTACCGTTCGGCTCGGCGTTCCCCAGCCCGCTGCTGTTTCCGCTGCAACGCCTGTCCCGCTCCCTGGCCAGTGCCAGTCGGGATATGGACCCACGCATGGTCGTCACCGACATGTCGCCGGGGCATCCGCAATTGCGTCGGCAAATCGCCCTTCGTTACATGACTAGCGGCCTGATGCTGCCCATGGAAGAGCTGCTGATCACCAACGGCGCGCTGGAAGCGCTGAATCTGTGTCTGCAAGCCGTCACCGAGCCGGGCGATCTGGTGGCAATCGAAGCGCCAGCGTTCTACGCCTGCCTGCAAGTGCTGGAACGCTTGAAGCTCAAGGCAGTGGAGATTCCGGTGCACACCCATGATGGCATCGACCTGGGCATTCTGGCGCAAACTCTTGAACGCTATCCGGTCAAGGCCGTCTGGTGCATGACCAGTTTCCAGAATCCCAGCGGCGCCTTGATGCCGGAGGCGCGCAAACGCGAACTGGTCGAGCTGCTGCGTGAACATCAAGTGCCGCTGATTGAAGACGACGTGTACGCCGAGCTGTATTACGGGCCGCATGCGCCGAAACCGGCCAAGGCGTTTGATACCGACGGGCTTGTGATGCATTGCGGATCGTTCGCCAAGAGCCTCGCCCCCGGCTACAGAATCGGCTGGGTGGCGGCGGGACGCTATGCGCAGAAAATCGAAAGGCTCAAATTGATGACATCGCTGTGCGCTTCGATGCCGGCGCAGGCGGCGATTGCCGATTATCTCGAACACGGCGGCTACGACCGTCATCTGCGCAAGCTGCGTTACGCCCTGGAAGATCAGCAACGCGCCATGCTCGCAGCCATCGGCCGCTATTTCCCCGCGCAAACCCGGGTCAGCCAGCCGGTTGGCGGTTATTTTCTCTGGCTGGAGTTGCCCGATTCAGTAGATTCGCTGCAAGTTTTCAAGGTTGCGCTGGCCCAAGGCATCAGCATCGCACCCGGACCGATATTTTCGCCGACCCAACGCTTCGCGAACTGCATCCGCCTGAACTATGGCAGCCCCTGGAACGATGCGGCGGAAAAAGCCATGGAAACCCTGGGCCGGATCGTCCGTTCGATGCTCGGCAACTGA
- a CDS encoding efflux transporter outer membrane subunit, which produces MTERQKIKAVKQWPARNAARGLGLGLCVLLLSACAVGPDYHKPEMAAPAQFKAAQGWRQATPSDSLARGAWWELYGDAQLNGLVEKLNSSNQTVAQYEAQYRQAKALVRSSRGAFFPTLDLTTSKNRSSQGTGSSSSSLSSSSSGIRDTYNAQLGVSWEADIWGKLRRGLEADTASAQASLGDLAAMQLSLQSELVQNYLQLRVIDEQKRLLEATVDAYQRSLTLTQNQYRAGISGRDAVAQAQTQLKSTQADLIDLMWQRAQFENAIAVLMGQAPADFNLAASTSIPALPAIPVGLPSQLLERRPDIAAAERSVMAANANIGIAKAAYYPDLTLSLSGGYSSSTFANWISLPNRFWSVGPQLAMTLFDGGQRSAEVERTEAVYDQTVAQYRQTVLNGFQEVENYLVQLKVYEEEAGVRAEALAAARDSLRLTSNQYKAGLIGYLDVVNVQTTALSNERSVLTLLQSRLIASVQLIAALGGGWESERGLKLRD; this is translated from the coding sequence ATGACCGAACGCCAGAAAATCAAAGCCGTCAAACAATGGCCCGCGCGCAATGCCGCGCGTGGTCTGGGCCTGGGGCTGTGCGTTCTGCTCCTGAGTGCCTGCGCGGTCGGCCCGGATTATCACAAGCCCGAAATGGCGGCTCCGGCGCAGTTCAAGGCGGCACAGGGCTGGCGTCAGGCCACGCCGAGTGATTCGCTGGCCCGTGGCGCTTGGTGGGAGTTGTATGGCGATGCGCAGCTCAACGGGCTGGTGGAAAAACTCAACAGTTCCAACCAGACCGTCGCCCAGTACGAAGCGCAATACCGTCAGGCCAAGGCGTTGGTCCGCAGCTCCCGAGGCGCGTTCTTTCCGACCCTCGACCTGACCACCAGCAAAAACCGCTCCAGCCAGGGCACCGGCAGCAGCAGTTCGAGCCTGAGCAGTTCCAGCAGCGGCATTCGCGATACCTACAATGCGCAGTTGGGCGTCAGTTGGGAAGCCGACATCTGGGGCAAGCTGCGTCGCGGGCTGGAAGCCGACACGGCCAGCGCCCAGGCGAGCCTTGGCGATCTGGCGGCCATGCAGCTGAGCCTGCAATCGGAGCTGGTGCAGAATTACCTGCAATTGCGCGTCATCGATGAGCAGAAGCGTCTGCTTGAAGCCACGGTCGACGCTTATCAGCGTTCCCTGACCTTGACCCAGAACCAATACCGCGCCGGCATTTCCGGACGCGATGCGGTAGCGCAGGCGCAAACCCAGCTTAAAAGCACACAAGCCGATTTGATCGATCTGATGTGGCAGCGCGCCCAGTTCGAAAACGCCATCGCCGTGCTGATGGGCCAGGCCCCAGCGGACTTCAATCTGGCCGCGAGCACTTCGATTCCGGCGCTGCCAGCGATTCCTGTCGGCTTGCCTTCACAGTTGCTTGAACGGCGACCGGACATCGCGGCGGCCGAGCGTTCGGTCATGGCCGCCAACGCCAATATCGGCATCGCCAAGGCGGCTTATTACCCAGATCTGACCCTGAGCCTGAGCGGCGGCTACAGCAGCAGCACCTTCGCCAACTGGATCAGTTTGCCGAACCGCTTCTGGTCCGTTGGCCCGCAGTTGGCCATGACGCTGTTCGACGGCGGGCAACGCTCGGCTGAAGTTGAGCGCACCGAGGCAGTCTACGACCAGACCGTGGCGCAGTATCGGCAAACGGTGCTGAACGGCTTCCAGGAAGTGGAAAACTACCTGGTGCAGCTCAAGGTCTACGAGGAAGAGGCGGGCGTGCGCGCCGAAGCCCTGGCGGCGGCCCGTGATTCGTTGCGCCTGACCAGCAATCAGTACAAGGCCGGGCTGATCGGTTATCTGGATGTGGTCAATGTGCAGACCACCGCGCTTAGCAACGAACGCAGCGTGCTGACCTTGCTGCAAAGTCGCCTGATTGCCAGCGTGCAGTTGATCGCGGCACTGGGTGGCGGCTGGGAGTCCGAACGCGGTTTGAAACTGCGTGACTGA
- a CDS encoding DUF3203 family protein, translating to MPLEFDDTNESCTATIETDKYTSKVVDIAITTNDATHMSEAEIGGIKVPITEKEADALTVRNARDLRHHTVDRDTENPLTVN from the coding sequence ATGCCACTGGAATTTGATGACACCAACGAAAGTTGTACCGCAACAATCGAAACAGATAAGTACACCAGCAAAGTGGTCGACATAGCCATCACCACCAACGACGCGACCCACATGTCGGAAGCCGAGATCGGCGGTATCAAGGTACCCATCACCGAAAAGGAAGCCGATGCGCTGACCGTCCGAAATGCCAGGGATTTACGCCACCACACGGTGGATCGCGACACTGAAAACCCACTGACAGTCAATTGA
- a CDS encoding SDR family oxidoreductase, translating into MDKILLITGGSRGIGAATALLAAAQGYQICINYLSDHTAAERVCGQVRELGAQAITIQADVSNEDEIIRLFSRIDADLGRVTHLVNNAATVAHASRVEEMSEFRLLKMMMSNVVGPMLCSKHALLRMSPRHGGKGGSIVNVSSAASRLGSAGEYVDYAASKGALDTFTTGLSKEVAGEGIRVNAVRPGYIFTDFHALSGDPFRVSKLEPGIPMGRGGAAEEVAEAIVWLLSEKASYATGTFIDLAGGR; encoded by the coding sequence ATGGACAAAATTCTGCTCATCACTGGAGGTTCACGGGGTATCGGAGCCGCCACAGCCTTGCTTGCCGCCGCTCAGGGTTACCAAATCTGCATCAACTACCTGTCCGATCACACGGCTGCCGAACGGGTCTGCGGCCAGGTCCGGGAGTTGGGCGCGCAGGCAATCACGATTCAGGCCGATGTCAGCAATGAAGACGAAATCATCCGTCTGTTCAGTCGTATCGATGCTGATCTGGGGCGCGTCACGCATCTGGTCAACAATGCCGCAACCGTTGCCCATGCGTCTCGCGTCGAAGAGATGTCCGAGTTTCGCTTGCTGAAAATGATGATGAGCAACGTGGTCGGGCCAATGCTGTGCAGCAAACATGCCTTGCTGCGCATGTCGCCGCGCCATGGCGGCAAAGGCGGCAGCATCGTCAATGTCTCTTCGGCGGCGTCTCGTCTGGGATCAGCAGGTGAGTACGTAGATTACGCGGCGTCCAAGGGCGCACTGGACACCTTCACCACCGGTTTGTCCAAGGAAGTAGCGGGTGAGGGGATTCGTGTCAATGCCGTCCGGCCGGGTTATATCTTCACCGATTTTCACGCCCTGAGCGGCGATCCGTTTCGGGTCAGCAAGCTGGAACCGGGTATCCCCATGGGCCGTGGCGGTGCCGCTGAAGAGGTCGCCGAGGCGATTGTCTGGCTGCTGTCGGAAAAAGCCTCGTATGCCACCGGAACCTTCATTGATCTGGCGGGTGGACGATAA